A window of Leptospira stimsonii contains these coding sequences:
- the lipA gene encoding lipoyl synthase, protein MNPLKKKPRTHSIQEAPEKPEWLKVKLTFPDPQNNAVEIVRESLEDKKLNTVCESASCPNLNHCWSRKTATYMLGGDICTRRCSYCDVASGKPKPLDKGEPQRVAESAIALGLKHVVITAVNRDDLEDGGAAHFAETLVRIREGLPECKIEFLVPDLKAKLESLEIIFQSKPDVFNHNVETVKRLFPEVAPQKKYDRSLEVLKIAGERGFLTKSGLILGMGETVEEVKECMRDLVQVGVSLLTLGQYLQPTPTHLPVKDYVSPDVFKELRIYGKTIGFKGVFSGPLVRSSYHADEQVSWTL, encoded by the coding sequence ATGAATCCCTTAAAAAAAAAGCCCCGCACTCATTCGATTCAAGAAGCGCCGGAAAAACCGGAATGGCTCAAAGTAAAACTTACTTTTCCCGATCCACAAAACAATGCGGTCGAGATCGTGAGAGAATCCCTCGAAGATAAAAAACTCAATACGGTCTGTGAAAGCGCTTCCTGTCCCAATCTCAATCACTGTTGGTCCCGAAAAACAGCGACGTATATGTTGGGAGGAGACATTTGTACAAGACGTTGTTCCTATTGCGACGTGGCCTCTGGCAAACCGAAACCTCTCGACAAAGGAGAACCGCAAAGGGTGGCTGAATCCGCGATCGCACTCGGACTCAAGCACGTTGTGATCACGGCGGTCAATCGGGACGACTTAGAGGACGGAGGAGCCGCGCATTTTGCGGAAACCTTGGTAAGAATCCGGGAGGGTCTTCCCGAATGTAAGATTGAGTTTTTGGTTCCCGATCTCAAAGCAAAGTTAGAATCGCTAGAAATCATCTTTCAATCCAAGCCCGACGTATTCAATCACAACGTGGAAACGGTAAAAAGACTTTTTCCTGAAGTGGCTCCTCAAAAGAAATACGATCGCTCCTTGGAAGTGTTAAAGATCGCAGGAGAACGCGGCTTCCTCACGAAGAGCGGATTGATTTTGGGAATGGGAGAAACCGTGGAAGAAGTCAAAGAATGTATGCGAGATCTCGTGCAGGTAGGAGTTTCCCTGCTCACATTAGGACAATATCTTCAACCCACCCCAACCCATCTTCCCGTAAAAGATTACGTATCTCCGGATGTATTTAAGGAATTGAGAATTTACGGAAAAACGATTGGATTCAAAGGTGTGTTCTCCGGTCCGTTGGTAAGAAGTTCTTACCACGCAGACGAGCAAG
- a CDS encoding pseudouridine synthase has protein sequence MKSQDDLSPKEGIRLNRYLADCGLGSRRKAEEWILKGQIEINGKQVTDLAVRVLPEVDVVSFRGKVVRPDREPKQLLLLNKPTGYLCSHQDRFHEKTVFSLLPEKFKNYKIAGRLDLNSRGLLLLTNDGDLAQRISHPSNGSEKEYLVWLKFDPGEKEIQTAFQKGILDAGEILRAKMVKLVPGKDCIYRVILGEGKKRQIRRMFHSLGTHVLDLQRIRVGSIQLEKLNLPEGKYLLKDAVGVWE, from the coding sequence ATGAAGTCTCAGGACGATTTATCCCCGAAGGAAGGAATCCGACTCAATCGCTATCTCGCAGATTGTGGTCTTGGGTCCAGGAGAAAGGCCGAGGAATGGATCCTCAAGGGACAAATCGAGATCAACGGAAAACAAGTGACCGATCTTGCGGTTCGTGTTTTGCCGGAGGTCGATGTGGTCTCTTTTCGGGGAAAAGTGGTTCGACCCGATCGGGAACCGAAGCAACTTTTGCTCCTGAATAAACCGACTGGGTATCTTTGCTCTCATCAGGACCGATTTCATGAAAAAACCGTCTTTTCCCTTCTTCCGGAAAAATTTAAGAATTATAAGATCGCAGGAAGACTGGACTTGAATTCCCGCGGACTTCTTCTTCTGACAAATGACGGCGATCTGGCGCAGAGAATTTCGCATCCTTCCAACGGTTCGGAGAAAGAATATCTGGTTTGGTTGAAATTCGATCCGGGAGAAAAGGAGATTCAGACCGCTTTCCAGAAAGGGATTTTAGATGCAGGAGAAATTCTACGTGCGAAGATGGTTAAACTTGTTCCCGGGAAAGACTGCATCTATCGAGTGATTCTCGGAGAGGGAAAGAAAAGACAAATCAGAAGAATGTTCCATTCTTTGGGAACGCACGTGTTGGATCTTCAGAGGATTCGAGTTGGATCGATTCAATTAGAAAAACTAAATCTTCCGGAAGGTAAATATCTTCTGAAAGACGCCGTTGGGGTTTGGGAATGA